One Syntrophobacterales bacterium genomic window, AGTATGCTTTTTGTGTTTCCGTAAACACCAATCCGCTCAAGTTTGGGAAAGGCATCCTCTATCAGTTCCACGATAGGGAGAAGTCTCTTCTGGGGTATGATGAGGGCGTCGCCGTCGGCGATAAAGACCTTTTTCACGTAACGGGCGTACTGCTTTGCCTCCTCTATGTCCTCTTTCACTTCCTCGAACGATCGTACGCGGAATTTTTTTTCCTTGAACGAACCGCAAAAGGTACACTTATTGTGGGAACACCCGATGGCTACCTGCAGTATAAGGCTGTCCGCCTCGCTTGGCGGTCTGTAAATAGATCCTTCATACCTCATTTTTCAATCCTGTAAAGTTTTTCGCCTTCTCGCACAAAACCGTATCTGGTTCTCACCACGTTCTCGAGATACTGGTCGTCTTTCTGTAATCGGTCGATTTCCTTCAAGAGGAGCTTGTTTTCCTTCTCTATCGACGCAATGGAAGCATTGACTGTTCTGGCATCCTTCCACGTCAAGAGACAAGCAAGAACCCCGCCCTCCGAAAAGACCATTTGGAAGCCAAG contains:
- a CDS encoding septum formation initiator family protein, which encodes MLEDAIRKYGLIILLSALGFQMVFSEGGVLACLLTWKDARTVNASIASIEKENKLLLKEIDRLQKDDQYLENVVRTRYGFVREGEKLYRIEK